A stretch of Paludisphaera borealis DNA encodes these proteins:
- a CDS encoding M2 family metallopeptidase — translation MSRHEHEADAAAKDGGLDRRGFLRIAAGVAVGGAATASATAGQADPGLSQEVDAFLARYVERWLPLDTKASEAAWAAATDVTEAHTAAQVVANQAVNEVVGAPEVIADVTRFLAQKDKLGELQARQLEKIRLRAAEAPGTLPEVVKARTEAEARQSATQDGFVFTVKKADGKIENPSANKIDQVLINSKDLDERKLYWTASKEIGGPLREGVLKLRDLRNQVARKLGFDDFFALQVADYGMTVSQMVGLCDGIVADVKPLYLHLHTWAKHLLAKRYGADVPKGAIPAHWLPNRWGQNWPSLVEGVDMDAPFKGRPREFITEQAERFYTSIGFPKLPPSFWSKSDLYPADPKTGRKKNSHASAWHIDLRDDVRSLMSIEPDNQWFGTAHHELGHIYYYMSYSTPKVPYLLRAGANRAFHEGIGDLIGLASGQRPYLKQVGLLTPEAEKAPAVTFLLDTALDGASVVFLPWSAGVMTHFERDFYAGTIADDALNAGWWRHVRGFQGIEPPAARPETLCDAATKTHINDDPAQYYDYAIGTVLKFQLHDHIAREILKQDPRECNYFGNKKVGDFLRGILELGATRDWNAVLREATGEGLTARPLVAYFEPLLKWLETENKGRALGWPEPTEKS, via the coding sequence GTGAGCCGACACGAACACGAAGCAGACGCGGCGGCGAAGGACGGCGGGCTGGATCGTCGCGGGTTCTTGCGAATCGCGGCGGGCGTCGCGGTCGGGGGGGCGGCGACCGCTTCGGCCACGGCGGGGCAGGCCGATCCAGGGTTGTCGCAGGAGGTCGACGCGTTCCTCGCGCGGTACGTCGAGCGCTGGCTGCCGCTGGATACGAAGGCGTCGGAGGCGGCCTGGGCGGCGGCGACGGACGTGACCGAGGCGCACACGGCGGCTCAGGTCGTGGCGAACCAGGCGGTCAACGAGGTCGTCGGTGCGCCCGAGGTGATCGCCGACGTCACCCGGTTCCTCGCCCAGAAGGACAAGCTCGGCGAGCTTCAAGCGCGGCAGCTTGAGAAGATCCGGCTCCGCGCGGCCGAGGCGCCCGGGACCTTGCCCGAGGTCGTGAAGGCGCGGACCGAGGCCGAGGCCAGGCAGTCGGCGACGCAGGACGGGTTCGTGTTCACGGTCAAGAAGGCCGACGGGAAGATCGAGAACCCGTCGGCCAACAAGATCGACCAGGTCCTGATCAACTCGAAGGATCTGGACGAGCGGAAGCTCTACTGGACCGCCTCGAAGGAGATCGGCGGGCCGCTCCGCGAGGGGGTGCTGAAGCTCCGCGACCTCCGCAACCAGGTCGCCCGCAAGCTCGGCTTCGACGACTTCTTCGCGCTCCAGGTCGCCGACTACGGGATGACCGTCTCCCAGATGGTCGGCCTCTGCGACGGCATCGTCGCCGACGTCAAGCCTTTATATCTCCACCTGCACACGTGGGCCAAGCACCTGCTGGCGAAGCGGTACGGCGCCGACGTCCCCAAGGGGGCGATCCCCGCGCACTGGCTGCCCAACCGCTGGGGGCAGAACTGGCCGAGCCTGGTCGAAGGGGTCGACATGGACGCCCCGTTCAAGGGCCGCCCGCGCGAGTTCATCACCGAGCAGGCCGAGCGGTTCTACACGTCGATCGGCTTCCCCAAGCTGCCGCCGAGCTTTTGGTCCAAGTCGGACCTCTACCCGGCCGACCCCAAAACCGGCCGCAAGAAGAACAGCCACGCGAGCGCCTGGCACATCGACCTCCGCGACGACGTCCGCAGCCTGATGTCGATCGAGCCCGACAACCAGTGGTTCGGCACGGCCCACCACGAGCTTGGGCATATTTATTACTACATGAGCTATTCGACCCCCAAGGTGCCGTATCTGCTCCGCGCCGGGGCCAACCGGGCGTTCCACGAGGGGATCGGCGACCTCATCGGCCTGGCGTCCGGCCAGCGTCCGTATCTGAAGCAGGTCGGCCTCCTGACCCCCGAGGCCGAGAAGGCGCCGGCGGTCACGTTCCTGCTCGACACCGCGCTCGACGGCGCTTCGGTCGTGTTCCTGCCGTGGTCGGCCGGCGTGATGACCCACTTCGAGCGCGACTTCTACGCCGGGACGATCGCCGACGACGCGCTCAACGCCGGCTGGTGGCGGCACGTCCGGGGGTTCCAGGGGATCGAGCCTCCCGCCGCCCGCCCCGAAACCCTCTGCGACGCCGCCACGAAGACGCATATCAACGACGACCCCGCGCAATATTATGATTACGCGATCGGCACCGTCCTCAAGTTCCAGCTCCACGACCACATCGCCCGGGAGATCCTCAAGCAAGACCCGCGCGAGTGCAATTACTTCGGCAACAAGAAGGTCGGCGACTTCCTCCGGGGCATCCTCGAACTCGGCGCGACCCGCGACTGGAACGCCGTGCTCCGCGAGGCCACGGGCGAAGGTTTGACGGCTCGACCCCTCGTCGCGTACTTTGAACCTTTGCTCAAGTGGCTCGAAACCGAGAACAAGGGGCGGGCGCTGGGCTGGCCCGAACCCACTGAGAAATCATGA
- a CDS encoding serine hydrolase domain-containing protein, producing the protein MLRFALTIALLTVLAAADLHAQQTPQTISAINEAVRSSVESREIAGAVTIVATPDRIAHLDAIGKADIGHDKPMRPDTLFWIASMTKPITAAAVMMMQDEGKLSVDDPVEKHLPEFKGLKTADGKPARVTIRHLLTHTSGMGEASPNESRGVAKLAGLVPIYVGKPVRYEPGSKWTYCQSGINTAARIVEVASGEPFDRFVERRLFTPLGMKDTTFYLTEEQLPRLAASYRRNDRGELEATPLRILGDKSPTSRDRFPAANGGLFSTAPDYARFCQMILNGGEFEGKRYLKPESVQRMTSVQTGGLKTGFTDGNGWGLGWCVVREPQGVTAMLSPGSFGHGGAYGTQAWIDPVKKRAYILMVQRADFPNSDASDVRRAFQQAANTALDEAR; encoded by the coding sequence ATGCTGAGATTCGCCCTGACGATCGCCCTGCTGACAGTCCTGGCCGCCGCCGACCTGCATGCACAGCAAACTCCGCAAACCATCTCCGCGATCAACGAGGCGGTGCGGTCGTCCGTGGAGAGTCGGGAGATCGCGGGTGCCGTGACGATCGTGGCGACGCCCGATCGGATCGCGCACCTGGATGCGATCGGCAAGGCGGACATCGGTCATGACAAGCCGATGCGTCCCGACACCCTCTTCTGGATCGCCTCGATGACCAAGCCCATCACGGCCGCCGCCGTCATGATGATGCAGGACGAGGGCAAGCTCTCGGTTGATGATCCGGTCGAGAAGCACCTGCCCGAATTCAAGGGCCTGAAGACGGCCGACGGCAAGCCGGCGCGGGTCACGATCCGCCACCTGCTCACGCACACCTCGGGGATGGGCGAGGCCTCGCCCAACGAATCACGCGGCGTCGCGAAGCTCGCCGGCCTCGTCCCGATCTACGTCGGCAAGCCCGTCCGCTACGAGCCGGGCTCGAAGTGGACGTACTGCCAGTCGGGGATCAACACCGCCGCCCGGATCGTCGAGGTCGCCTCGGGCGAACCGTTCGACCGATTCGTCGAGCGCAGGCTCTTCACCCCGCTGGGCATGAAGGATACGACCTTCTATCTCACCGAGGAGCAGCTCCCAAGGCTCGCCGCGTCGTACCGCCGGAACGATCGAGGCGAACTCGAAGCGACGCCCCTGCGCATTCTAGGCGACAAGTCCCCGACGAGCCGCGACCGCTTCCCGGCGGCCAACGGCGGCCTCTTCTCCACGGCGCCGGACTACGCGCGGTTCTGCCAGATGATCCTGAACGGCGGCGAGTTCGAGGGCAAGCGCTACTTGAAACCGGAATCGGTGCAGCGGATGACCTCGGTCCAGACGGGCGGGCTGAAGACCGGATTCACCGACGGCAACGGCTGGGGCCTGGGCTGGTGCGTCGTCCGCGAGCCTCAGGGGGTCACCGCCATGCTCTCGCCCGGCTCGTTCGGCCACGGCGGGGCGTACGGCACCCAGGCCTGGATCGACCCCGTGAAGAAGCGGGCCTACATCCTGATGGTCCAGCGGGCGGATTTCCCCAACTCCGACGCCAGCGACGTCCGGCGGGCGTTCCAGCAGGCGGCGAACACGGCGCTCGACGAGGCGCGGTAG
- a CDS encoding carboxymuconolactone decarboxylase family protein: MAHITLPEGAPGIIGPMIAYPETQKHLSGLAEVLLRGPSSLTSGERETIAAYVSRGNECRFCCESHAAAARAHLGENRSLVDQVLADAAGSPSSPKMKALLAIADKVRRDGRLVHAVDVERARAEGADDQAIHDTVLIAAAFCMFNRYVDGLGTWAPEDPAAYVESGVRLAEQGYVNYDFDKG, encoded by the coding sequence TTGGCTCACATCACGCTCCCCGAAGGCGCGCCCGGGATCATCGGGCCGATGATCGCCTATCCGGAGACCCAGAAGCACCTGAGCGGTCTGGCCGAAGTCCTGCTCCGAGGACCGTCGTCGCTGACGTCGGGCGAGCGCGAGACGATCGCGGCCTACGTCTCCAGGGGCAACGAATGCCGCTTCTGCTGCGAGTCGCACGCGGCGGCGGCGCGGGCTCACCTTGGAGAGAATCGGAGCCTGGTCGACCAGGTGCTCGCCGACGCGGCCGGCTCCCCGTCCTCGCCGAAGATGAAGGCCCTGCTGGCCATCGCCGACAAGGTCCGGCGCGACGGCCGACTCGTCCACGCCGTCGACGTCGAGCGGGCGCGGGCCGAGGGCGCGGACGACCAGGCGATCCACGACACGGTCCTGATCGCCGCGGCCTTCTGCATGTTCAACCGGTACGTGGACGGGCTCGGGACCTGGGCCCCCGAGGACCCGGCCGCCTACGTCGAGTCGGGGGTGCGACTGGCTGAACAGGGTTACGTGAATTACGACTTCGACAAGGGGTGA
- a CDS encoding MBL fold metallo-hydrolase — translation MRKTSLAAAAIGSLASATSAEAAREGTAFLCVTCGMQYPESAKPPESCPVCEDERQYVPPEGQQWTTLEQLHKTHKNTIKQEEENLYSINVSPKIGIGQRAFLIRTPKGNVLWDCQPLIDDATVSRINELGGIAEIAISHPHYYTTMIEWSRAFGGAPIHIHEAERKWVMRPDPCVKFWEGEKKTIFGDLPLIRTGGHFEGYQVLHWPAGAGGKGALMAGDQPQICMDPKQVSFMWSYPNFIPLNAPTIRHVMECLDPLAYDRIYGAFVVRGKGVVPTGGKQVVQRSADRYLKAIQG, via the coding sequence ATGCGCAAGACGTCCCTGGCCGCCGCCGCGATCGGCTCGCTGGCGTCCGCGACTTCGGCCGAGGCCGCGCGGGAAGGGACCGCCTTCCTCTGCGTGACCTGCGGCATGCAGTACCCCGAGTCGGCGAAGCCGCCGGAGAGCTGCCCGGTCTGCGAGGACGAGCGTCAGTACGTCCCTCCCGAAGGCCAGCAGTGGACCACGCTGGAGCAACTCCACAAGACGCACAAGAACACGATCAAGCAGGAGGAGGAGAACCTCTACTCGATCAACGTCTCGCCGAAGATCGGCATCGGCCAGCGCGCGTTCTTGATCCGGACACCCAAGGGGAACGTGCTCTGGGACTGCCAGCCGCTGATCGACGACGCGACGGTCTCGCGGATCAACGAGCTGGGGGGGATCGCCGAGATCGCGATCTCGCATCCGCATTACTACACCACGATGATCGAGTGGAGCAGGGCCTTCGGCGGCGCTCCGATCCACATCCACGAGGCCGAGCGCAAGTGGGTGATGCGGCCCGACCCGTGCGTCAAGTTCTGGGAAGGCGAGAAGAAGACGATCTTCGGCGACTTGCCGCTGATCCGCACCGGGGGCCATTTCGAGGGCTACCAGGTGCTCCACTGGCCCGCCGGCGCCGGCGGCAAGGGGGCGCTCATGGCGGGCGACCAGCCGCAGATCTGCATGGACCCGAAGCAGGTCAGCTTCATGTGGAGCTACCCCAACTTCATCCCCCTGAACGCCCCCACGATCCGCCACGTCATGGAATGCCTCGATCCGCTGGCCTACGATCGCATCTACGGCGCGTTCGTCGTCCGGGGCAAGGGGGTCGTCCCCACCGGCGGCAAGCAGGTCGTCCAACGATCCGCCGACCGCTATTTGAAGGCGATCCAGGGCTAG
- a CDS encoding PVC-type heme-binding CxxCH protein: MRPMRTLIVLPLALVVMMAIPRSQARADEGARPTDSSGRALNLDFESGDLRDWTVAGEAFQGPPVEGDAVAARRGDMKSRHAGKFWVGSYERGGDAPKGTLTSATFKLSRPFARFLIGGGSRETTRLEIVRAADQQVIHRASGDDSEELKPVVVDLSANLGKAVFLRLVDDDGAGWGHLNFDDFTLWEKRPPGESRASLASADKFVHQGLAPADAAAAMTTQPGFKATLFAGEPDVIQPIAFTIDDRGRLWVVESYSYPIRLPDDQAKDRILIFEDADGDGKFDTRKVFHDKLNLVSGIEVGFGGVWIGAAPEFLFIPDRDGDDKPDSAPVVLLDGWGYQDTHETLNSFNWGPDGWLYGCHGVFTHSRVGKPGTPDADRQPLNGAIWRYHPTKHQFEVFAHGTSNPWGVDFDPNGRAFLTSCVIPHLYQVIQGARYERQAGQHFNPYTYDDIKTIADHRHFLGGNPHGGNGRSDLAGGGHAHAGALIYQGDSWPKEYRDSILMNNIHGARLNRDILEPKGSGFVGRHGPDFLLANDLWSQIVSLRTGPDGQMYMIDWYDKNQCHMTDPTVHDRTNGRIFRVSFGEANQPSRGIDSKTASTGDLVDLLSHPNDWHVRHARRLIQERAAVLDDAGKRSLAATLTEKAFEGADVKTRLNALWTLHAATGLDELVALRALNDADPNVRGWAVQLTTEDGKPSAKVLDEFARLAKADPSPVVRLYLASALQRLPVAARRPTLEGLAAHAEDANDHNLPLMVWFALEPASAAEPRWALDLALNSKLPGLLPYSVRRVAALGTPEAFELLVEALGKAGTDPVRLTILEAVNQSLQGRRQVEMPKLWPSVFEKLGASPDAKIRSQATSLAVTFGDPAALGSLRASLSDASKDLRSRQDALVALLKAHDPGLAPVLRALLSESSLRSQALRGLAAYDDPESAPIIVKAYAGLTPEERRDALNTLAARVESSKALLAAVGAQTIASKDLSADVVRQLRNHKNAEVDALIGKVWGTARETNADKSRLIAKYRKLLTTKGPRRPDLELGRAVFARACQQCHTLFGTGAQIGPELTGSNRADLEYVLANVLDPSALIGKDYVAHVLLTTDGRTLTGLIKSEDKDAVTLQTANEVVVVPQGDIEERKPSELSMMPEDVWTPLSEFEVRSLVAYLASPAQTPMLATAENVSGFFNGKDLTGWTGDPTLWSVENGEIVGKTSGLKRNEFLKSDLSAGDFRLTFQVKLVGNAGNSGLQFRSESLPDGEMKGYQADVGADWWGKLYEENGRGLLWPESTEKHVKPGEWNTYQVSAVGPSIRTFINGKPAVVFDDPVGARRGIFGFQLHSGGATEVRFKDVKLELNPSLDPSTAARR; this comes from the coding sequence ATGCGCCCGATGCGAACCCTGATCGTGTTGCCTCTCGCCCTCGTCGTCATGATGGCGATTCCAAGAAGCCAGGCCCGCGCCGACGAGGGGGCGCGGCCGACCGATTCGAGCGGGAGGGCGTTGAACCTGGACTTCGAGTCGGGCGACCTTCGCGATTGGACGGTCGCGGGCGAGGCGTTTCAGGGGCCGCCCGTCGAGGGGGACGCGGTGGCCGCCCGTCGGGGCGACATGAAGAGCCGGCACGCCGGCAAGTTCTGGGTCGGCTCGTACGAGCGAGGGGGCGACGCGCCGAAGGGGACGCTGACCTCCGCGACCTTCAAGCTGTCGCGGCCGTTCGCCCGGTTCCTGATCGGCGGCGGATCGCGTGAGACGACCCGGCTCGAAATCGTCCGGGCGGCCGACCAGCAGGTCATTCATCGGGCCTCCGGCGACGACTCCGAGGAGCTGAAGCCCGTCGTGGTCGATCTCTCGGCGAATCTGGGCAAGGCGGTCTTCCTGCGGCTCGTCGACGACGACGGCGCGGGCTGGGGGCATCTCAATTTCGACGACTTCACCCTCTGGGAGAAGCGTCCTCCGGGCGAGTCGCGGGCGAGCCTGGCGTCGGCCGACAAGTTCGTCCACCAGGGGCTCGCCCCCGCCGACGCCGCGGCGGCCATGACCACGCAGCCGGGCTTCAAGGCGACGCTGTTCGCCGGCGAGCCCGACGTCATTCAGCCGATCGCGTTCACGATCGACGACCGGGGCCGGCTCTGGGTCGTCGAATCGTACTCCTACCCGATCCGCCTCCCCGACGATCAGGCCAAGGACCGCATCCTGATCTTCGAGGACGCCGACGGCGACGGCAAGTTCGACACGCGGAAGGTGTTCCACGACAAGCTCAACCTCGTCAGCGGCATCGAGGTCGGGTTCGGCGGCGTCTGGATCGGCGCGGCGCCCGAGTTCCTGTTCATCCCCGACCGCGACGGCGACGACAAGCCCGACTCGGCCCCCGTCGTCCTGCTCGACGGCTGGGGATATCAGGACACCCACGAGACCCTGAACTCGTTCAACTGGGGCCCCGACGGCTGGCTGTACGGCTGCCACGGCGTCTTCACCCACTCGCGCGTCGGCAAGCCCGGCACTCCCGACGCCGACCGCCAACCCCTCAACGGAGCGATCTGGCGGTATCACCCGACGAAGCACCAGTTCGAGGTCTTCGCGCACGGCACGAGCAACCCCTGGGGCGTCGACTTCGACCCCAACGGCCGGGCCTTTTTGACCTCGTGCGTGATCCCGCACCTCTACCAGGTGATCCAGGGCGCCCGCTACGAGCGGCAGGCGGGCCAGCACTTCAACCCGTACACGTATGACGACATCAAGACGATCGCCGACCATCGCCACTTCCTGGGCGGAAACCCCCACGGCGGCAACGGCCGGTCGGACCTCGCCGGAGGCGGACACGCCCACGCCGGCGCCCTGATCTACCAGGGGGACTCCTGGCCCAAGGAGTATCGCGACTCGATCCTGATGAACAACATCCACGGCGCGCGGCTGAACCGCGACATCCTCGAACCCAAGGGCTCGGGCTTCGTCGGCCGTCACGGCCCCGACTTCCTGCTGGCCAACGACCTCTGGTCGCAGATCGTCAGCCTCCGCACCGGGCCGGACGGCCAGATGTACATGATCGACTGGTACGACAAGAATCAGTGCCACATGACCGACCCCACGGTCCACGACCGTACCAACGGCCGGATCTTCCGCGTCAGCTTCGGCGAGGCGAACCAGCCGTCGCGCGGGATCGACTCCAAGACCGCCTCCACCGGCGACCTCGTCGATCTCCTGTCCCACCCCAACGATTGGCACGTCCGACACGCCCGCCGGTTGATCCAGGAGCGCGCGGCCGTACTGGACGACGCCGGCAAGCGGAGCCTCGCCGCGACCCTGACTGAGAAGGCATTCGAAGGCGCGGATGTGAAGACGCGATTGAACGCCCTGTGGACGCTCCACGCCGCGACGGGCCTCGACGAGCTGGTCGCGCTACGGGCCTTGAACGACGCCGACCCCAACGTCCGGGGCTGGGCCGTCCAACTGACGACCGAGGATGGGAAGCCTTCCGCCAAGGTCCTCGACGAGTTCGCCAGGCTGGCCAAGGCCGATCCCTCGCCGGTCGTCCGGCTCTACCTGGCGTCGGCCCTGCAACGGCTGCCGGTCGCCGCGCGGCGGCCGACGCTTGAAGGGCTGGCCGCGCACGCCGAGGACGCCAACGACCACAACCTGCCGCTGATGGTCTGGTTCGCCCTCGAACCCGCGTCCGCCGCCGAGCCGCGATGGGCGCTCGACCTGGCGCTGAACTCGAAGCTCCCCGGCCTGCTCCCCTACTCCGTCCGTCGCGTCGCCGCGCTCGGCACGCCCGAGGCCTTCGAGCTGCTCGTCGAGGCGCTCGGCAAGGCCGGGACCGACCCGGTCCGGCTGACGATCCTGGAAGCCGTCAACCAGTCGCTCCAGGGGCGTCGTCAGGTGGAAATGCCCAAATTGTGGCCGTCGGTTTTCGAGAAGCTCGGCGCGAGTCCCGACGCCAAGATCCGGTCGCAGGCGACTTCGCTGGCGGTCACGTTCGGCGACCCGGCGGCCCTCGGCTCGCTCCGCGCCTCGTTGAGCGACGCATCGAAGGACCTTCGCAGCCGGCAAGACGCCCTGGTCGCCCTCCTCAAGGCCCACGATCCCGGCCTGGCCCCGGTGCTCCGGGCGTTGCTCTCCGAGTCGAGCCTCCGCTCTCAGGCTCTCCGAGGGCTGGCCGCGTACGACGATCCCGAGAGCGCTCCGATCATCGTCAAGGCCTACGCGGGACTGACGCCCGAAGAACGTCGTGATGCGCTCAACACGCTCGCGGCCCGGGTCGAATCGTCGAAGGCCTTGCTGGCGGCCGTGGGCGCCCAGACGATCGCCTCGAAGGATCTGTCGGCCGACGTCGTCCGGCAGCTTCGGAACCACAAGAACGCCGAGGTCGACGCCCTTATCGGCAAGGTCTGGGGGACCGCCCGCGAGACCAACGCCGACAAGTCGCGCCTGATCGCGAAGTACCGGAAGCTGCTGACGACCAAAGGCCCCCGCCGGCCCGACCTCGAACTCGGCCGGGCGGTCTTCGCCCGCGCCTGCCAGCAGTGCCATACGTTGTTCGGGACCGGCGCCCAGATCGGGCCGGAGCTGACGGGGTCGAACCGGGCCGACCTGGAATACGTCCTCGCCAACGTGCTCGACCCCTCGGCGTTGATCGGCAAGGACTACGTCGCCCACGTCCTGTTGACGACCGACGGCCGGACCTTGACGGGCCTGATCAAGTCGGAGGACAAGGACGCGGTGACCTTGCAGACCGCCAACGAGGTCGTCGTCGTCCCCCAAGGCGATATCGAGGAACGCAAGCCGAGCGAGCTGTCGATGATGCCGGAAGACGTCTGGACGCCGCTCTCCGAATTCGAGGTCCGCTCGCTGGTCGCCTACCTCGCGTCCCCCGCGCAGACGCCGATGCTGGCGACGGCCGAGAACGTCTCGGGCTTCTTCAACGGCAAGGATCTCACGGGATGGACCGGCGACCCGACGCTCTGGTCGGTGGAGAACGGGGAGATCGTCGGCAAGACCTCGGGCCTGAAGCGCAACGAGTTCCTCAAGAGCGACCTGAGCGCCGGCGACTTCCGGCTGACGTTCCAGGTCAAGCTGGTCGGCAACGCGGGCAACAGCGGCTTGCAGTTCCGCAGCGAGAGCCTCCCGGACGGCGAGATGAAAGGCTATCAGGCCGACGTCGGCGCCGACTGGTGGGGCAAGCTCTACGAGGAGAACGGCCGCGGCCTTCTCTGGCCGGAGTCGACCGAGAAGCACGTCAAGCCGGGCGAGTGGAACACCTACCAGGTGTCGGCCGTGGGACCGTCGATCCGGACGTTCATCAACGGCAAGCCGGCCGTCGTCTTCGACGACCCGGTCGGGGCGCGTCGCGGCATCTTCGGCTTCCAGCTCCACTCCGGAGGCGCGACCGAGGTCCGGTTCAAGGACGTCAAACTCGAACTCAACCCAAGCCTCGACCCCTCGACCGCCGCCCGACGCTGA
- a CDS encoding formylglycine-generating enzyme family protein gives MTKPLKYSWTRPLLLSGLAAAAFGFSYVATRQSQSESTAVAPAEPSPTAVAKPAPASLPVPTEDVKPAEPKPADAPAGMVWVPGGEFTMGTNDPKAESPEKPAHPVKVDGFWIDATEVTNAEFRKFVDATHYVTMAERPVDWEVMKTQVPPGTPKPAEDQLAPGSLVFTPPAGPVPLDNLANWWSWTKGADWRHPDGPGSSIDGKDGFPVVHVAFDDAVAYAKWAGKRLPTEAEWERAARGGLDGKKYAWGDVFQPDGKRQANTWQGSFPEVAAEDEDGYPRIAPVKSFPANGYGLYDTIGNVWEWCSDWYRNDAYRLNADSGLAVNPKGPDKSYDPAEPFQPKRVTRGGSFLCSSNYCTNYRPSSRHGTATDSGMSHLGFRCAKDPEGSKPKP, from the coding sequence ATGACCAAACCACTCAAGTATTCATGGACCCGACCGCTGCTTCTGAGCGGATTGGCCGCGGCGGCGTTCGGCTTCTCATACGTCGCCACGCGGCAATCCCAGAGCGAATCGACCGCCGTGGCGCCGGCCGAACCGAGCCCGACGGCCGTCGCCAAGCCCGCGCCGGCATCGCTTCCGGTGCCGACCGAAGACGTCAAGCCCGCCGAACCGAAGCCCGCTGATGCGCCGGCGGGCATGGTCTGGGTTCCGGGGGGCGAGTTCACGATGGGGACGAACGACCCCAAGGCCGAGTCGCCCGAGAAGCCGGCGCACCCGGTGAAGGTCGACGGCTTCTGGATCGACGCGACGGAGGTGACCAACGCCGAGTTCCGCAAGTTCGTCGACGCGACGCACTACGTCACGATGGCCGAGCGGCCGGTCGACTGGGAGGTGATGAAGACGCAGGTCCCCCCCGGCACGCCCAAGCCGGCCGAAGACCAGCTTGCGCCCGGCTCGCTGGTGTTCACGCCCCCCGCCGGCCCGGTCCCGCTCGACAACCTCGCCAACTGGTGGAGCTGGACGAAGGGGGCCGACTGGCGGCATCCCGACGGACCCGGCAGCTCGATCGACGGCAAGGACGGCTTCCCGGTCGTCCACGTCGCGTTCGACGACGCCGTCGCCTACGCGAAGTGGGCCGGCAAGCGGCTGCCGACCGAGGCCGAGTGGGAGCGCGCCGCGCGCGGCGGCCTGGATGGCAAGAAATACGCCTGGGGCGACGTCTTCCAGCCCGACGGCAAACGCCAGGCGAACACCTGGCAGGGGAGCTTCCCCGAGGTCGCCGCCGAGGACGAGGACGGCTACCCTCGGATCGCCCCCGTGAAGTCGTTCCCGGCCAACGGCTACGGCCTGTACGACACGATCGGCAACGTCTGGGAGTGGTGCTCCGACTGGTATCGGAACGACGCCTACCGGCTCAACGCCGACTCCGGCCTGGCCGTCAATCCCAAGGGCCCCGACAAGAGCTACGACCCCGCCGAACCGTTCCAGCCCAAGCGCGTGACCCGAGGCGGCTCGTTCCTGTGCAGCTCCAACTACTGCACCAACTACCGCCCCAGCTCGCGCCACGGCACCGCCACCGACTCCGGCATGTCGCACCTCGGCTTCCGCTGCGCCAAGGACCCCGAAGGGTCGAAACCGAAGCCGTGA
- a CDS encoding aldo/keto reductase, translating into MNEPHSNAIDRRLFLQTGMAVTAASAGLAAGDAAAQEAKAGLSKPVLPTRKLGKTGVEVTLLNHGTVGEPAGLGRLLRAAYLEGVRYFDTAEGYKNSEKVIGDWLTAMPEVRKSIFLATKSHVKTQADMLKKLDQRLAALKTDYIDLLFFHGLDTAQTDWPKSKELKEAAEALKKTGKVKFVGFSTHDTMIAEQIQNAAEGGFIDVIMLKYSPWLDKNAPLNKALDACHAKNIGLVSMKQLGGQTQFTADHVPSIKAKGLTPAQGLLQAIWTDERFSASCVTLRNTEQIRENADAARRFEPLKKAEIDELRDAVLASNPTMCPGCDGRCSLAGGTKAKLGDLARFYTYYESHGMRGVARESYAELAAEARDWKDADLVAAREACHHKIDFSALLPEVDRLLS; encoded by the coding sequence ATGAACGAACCGCATTCGAATGCCATCGATCGCCGGCTGTTCCTCCAGACGGGCATGGCGGTGACGGCGGCGTCCGCGGGCTTGGCCGCCGGCGACGCGGCGGCGCAAGAGGCCAAGGCGGGGCTGAGCAAGCCGGTCCTGCCGACGCGGAAGTTGGGCAAGACGGGCGTCGAGGTCACTCTGCTCAACCACGGGACCGTCGGCGAGCCGGCGGGGCTCGGCCGTCTGCTCCGCGCCGCCTATCTCGAAGGCGTCCGCTACTTCGACACCGCCGAGGGGTACAAGAATTCCGAGAAGGTCATCGGCGACTGGCTGACGGCCATGCCGGAGGTCCGCAAGTCGATCTTCCTGGCGACCAAGAGCCACGTGAAGACCCAGGCCGACATGCTCAAGAAGCTCGACCAGCGGCTCGCCGCGCTCAAGACCGACTACATCGACCTCCTGTTCTTCCACGGGCTCGACACCGCCCAGACCGACTGGCCCAAGAGCAAGGAGCTGAAGGAAGCGGCCGAGGCCCTCAAGAAGACCGGCAAGGTCAAGTTCGTCGGCTTCTCGACCCACGACACGATGATCGCCGAGCAGATCCAGAACGCCGCCGAGGGCGGGTTCATCGACGTCATCATGCTCAAGTACTCCCCCTGGCTCGACAAGAACGCCCCGCTCAACAAGGCCCTCGACGCCTGCCACGCGAAGAACATCGGCCTGGTCTCGATGAAGCAGCTCGGCGGCCAGACCCAGTTCACCGCCGACCACGTCCCCTCGATCAAGGCCAAGGGGCTGACCCCCGCCCAGGGCTTGCTCCAGGCGATCTGGACCGACGAGCGGTTCTCGGCCTCGTGCGTGACGCTGCGGAACACCGAGCAGATCCGCGAGAACGCCGACGCGGCCCGGCGGTTCGAGCCGCTCAAGAAGGCGGAGATCGACGAGCTTCGCGACGCCGTCCTGGCCTCCAACCCGACCATGTGCCCCGGCTGCGACGGCCGCTGCTCCCTCGCCGGCGGCACCAAGGCCAAGCTCGGCGACCTCGCCCGGTTCTACACCTATTATGAGTCGCACGGCATGCGCGGCGTCGCCCGCGAATCCTACGCCGAACTGGCCGCCGAAGCGCGCGACTGGAAAGACGCCGACCTCGTCGCCGCCCGCGAAGCCTGCCACCACAAGATCGACTTCTCCGCGCTGCTCCCCGAAGTCGACCGCCTGCTGAGCTGA